The following proteins are co-located in the Nomia melanderi isolate GNS246 chromosome 1, iyNomMela1, whole genome shotgun sequence genome:
- the LOC116427633 gene encoding spondin-1 isoform X3 — MWLISSKGVHCFLLLLEVIRSTTASKCNRMIDGTTMPRSNAEGKYHLFITLFNRTEMVFSYMPNTRYSVTVQAESSGLIPRKFTRFLISSEPEGDDDSVDTGVFDIQDDSLSKYLDVCPNAVVETSKVQREEISVAWTSPSEGSGCIFIRATILETPDTWYMDDPNLVLKICQDMKAEADEQGPVLQECCACEEAKYEVTFEGLWSRNTHPKDFPSKGWLIRFSDVIGASHTVDYRFWKYNGLASVGLRQVAELGSTRKLESELKEQSEHIRTIIKARGISYPNVTGKTFAVFRVDRKHHLMSLVSMLDPSPDWIVGVSGLELCRSDCTWIEHKELNLYPYDVGTDDGITYLSPDSATDPQEPIRRITSSFPNDSRSPFYDPLGSDMKPLAKLYLNRQRLYEKTCTVVPDEVADTGATTTPASSPNRKNKACKVTQWGPWNPCSVTCGRGVQLRQRHYRDEAAAMSNKCNVVLSDRATCYGKMRNCDKARRFSVSMLNSGLCALNNWSEWGSCSSTCGPSVRTRSRNFVDKKYRKQCRSAPDAPELQQTTECEDVPPCPDADGEEVRETSTPKEDDDDDELDSGNDEQENDNDEQDNDDNVNNEQGDGGGEDYEREDAAVEVAEEWLQKCPEDRYTQWSLWSPCSSSCGPGVQLRSRLYNKNWSSTSYNDEDASLEECKLQQAACVANIRTCDFTKEEAAEICSEPMKRGDHCKGNILRAYFDKQAGRCRLFSYSGCDGNRNNFQTEQDCKNVCGDFQKSLEFKGMQSESQVMEPPESVEDVDCQVSEWSQWTQCLGSRGYTFTTREITVPPQGNGKKCPKKLHRKKKCHKLPPCSLKGDGTGPCSGRNSVAVEDEISVDCKMTQWSPWSHCTATCGEASKYRIRTVKIKPVGPWGKLCPALAEYKQCPMVECP; from the exons TGACTGTGCAAGCGGAGAGTTCCGGATTAATCCCGAGGAAGTTCACCAGGTTTCTAATATCCAGTGAGCCCGAAGGCGACGATGATAGCGTGGATACCGGCGTCTTCGACATACAGGACGACTCACTGTCGAAGTATTTGGACGTTTGCCCGAACGCCGTGGTGGAAACGTCGAAGGTGCAGAGGGAGGAGATCTCTGTGGCCTGGACCAGCCCTTCCGAAGGTAGCGGTTGCATATTTATCAG GGCAACGATATTGGAAACGCCGGACACGTGGTATATGGATGATCCGAACTTAGTTCTGAAGATCTGTCAGGACATGAAAGCCGAAGCGGACGAGCAGGGCCCGGTGCTGCAGGAATGCTGCGCCTGCGAGGAGGCGAAGTACGAAGTTACTTTCGAGGGACTTTGGTCTAGGAATACCCACCCTAAG GACTTCCCCAGCAAAGGATGGCTCATTCGATTCTCAGATGTGATTGGAGCCTCGCATACGGTGGACTATAGATTTTGGAAATACAACGGCTTAGCTAGTGTCGGTTTACGACAAGTGGCTGAACTCGGGTCGACTCGGAAATTGGAATCGGAATTAAAAGAGCAA agCGAGCATATCAGAACGATAATCAAAGCCAGGGGAATAAGTTACCCCAACGTAACTGGCAAAACTTTCGCGGTCTTCCGCGTCGACCGGAAACACCATCTCATGTCCTTGGTCTCCATGCTCG acCCGTCGCCGGATTGGATAGTCGGGGTCTCGGGTCTAGAGCTGTGCCGCTCTGATTGCACGTGGATCGAGCACAAAGAACTAAATCTCTACCCTTACGATGTGGGTACTGATGATGGAATCACGTATTTA tcaCCAGATTCGGCAACTGATCCTCAGGAGCCCATTCGACGTATAACTTCGTCATTCCCAAACGATTCAAGGTCTCCATTTTACGATCCTTTGGGCTCGGACATGAAACCGCTTGCCAAACTTTACTTGAACCGGCAAAGGCTCTACGAGAAGACCTGCACCGTTGTCCCGGATGAAGTGGCCGACACAGGTGCTACTACTACCCCAGCGTCGTCCCCTAATCGCAAAAATA AAGCCTGCAAAGTGACACAATGGGGTCCTTGGAACCCCTGTTCGGTGACATGCGGTCGTGGCGTCCAACTTAGGCAAAGACACTACCGGGACGAAGCCGCTGCCATGTCGAACAAATGCAACGTCGTACTATCCGACAGAGCGACCTGTTATGGAAAGATGCGTAACTG CGACAAGGCGAGGCGATTCTCGGTGTCGATGTTGAACAGCGGTTTATGCGCCCTGAACAATTGGAGCGAGTGGGGTTCTTGCTCGAGCACTTGCGGCCCTAGTGTCAGGACGAGATCGAGAAATTTCGTGGACAAGAAGTATCGGAAACAGTGTAGATCTGCCCCAGATGCGCCGGAGCTGCAGCAAACGACTGAATGCGAGGACGTCCCGCCGTGTCCTGACGCGGACGGCGAAGAGGTAAGAGAAACGTCCACTCCGAAGGAggacgatgatgacgatgagTTGGACAGTGGTAACGATGAGCAGGAGAATGATAACGATGAGCAGGACAATGATGACAATGTTAACAATGAGCAAGGCGATGGTGGCGGAGAGGATTACGAGAGAGAGGACGCGGCGGTGGAGGTAGCCGAGGAATGGCTGCAG AAATGTCCCGAGGATCGGTACACACAGTGGTCACTGTGGTCCCCCTGCAGTTCTAGTTGTGGGCCTGGTGTTCAGCTGCGATCCAgactttacaataaaaattggaGCAGCACAAGTTACAACGACGAAGACGCTAGTCTCGAGGAATGCAAATTGCAACAAGCTGCCTGTGTGGCGAACATCCGAACTTGTGACTTTACCAAGGAAGAAGCTGCAG AAATTTGCAGTGAACCAATGAAGAGAGGAGACCACTGCAAAGGCAACATTTTACGCGCGTATTTTGATAAACAAGCAGGTCGTTGTCGACTGTTCAGTTACTCTGGCTGCGACGGAAACCGAAATAATTTCCAGACCGAACAGGACTGCAAGAACGTCTGCGGCGATTTTCAGA aGAGTTTAGAATTTAAGGGCATGCAGTCGGAGAGTCAAGTGATGGAACCACCAGAATCCGTCGAAGATGTTGACTGTCAAGTGTCCGAATGGAGTCAGTGGACACAGTGCTTAGGAAGTAGAGGATACACATTTACTACCAGAGAAATTACG GTACCACCTCAAGGTAATGGCAAAAAGTGTCCAAAGAAGCTTCACCGTAAGAAAAAATGCCACAAACTCCCACCATGCT CGTTAAAAGGCGATGGCACAGGACCATGTTCTGGGCGAAATTCAGTGGCAGTGGAAGATGAAA TTTCAGTTGATTGCAAAATGACACAATGGTCTCCTTGGTCACATTGCACAGCAACTTGTGGAGAAGCATCGAAATACAGGATAAGAACAGTTAAAATTAAACCTGTCGGTCCCTGGGGCAAATTATGTCCTGCTTTAGCAGAGTACAAACAATGCCCAATGGTGGAGTGTCCATAA
- the LOC116427633 gene encoding spondin-1 isoform X4 codes for MWLISSKGVHCFLLLLEVIRSTTASKCNRMIDGTTMPRSNAEGKYHLFITLFNRTEMVFSYMPNTRYSVTVQAESSGLIPRKFTRFLISSEPEGDDDSVDTGVFDIQDDSLSKYLDVCPNAVVETSKVQREEISVAWTSPSEGSGCIFIRATILETPDTWYMDDPNLVLKICQDMKAEADEQGPVLQECCACEEAKYEVTFEGLWSRNTHPKDFPSKGWLIRFSDVIGASHTVDYRFWKYNGLASVGLRQVAELGSTRKLESELKEQSEHIRTIIKARGISYPNVTGKTFAVFRVDRKHHLMSLVSMLDPSPDWIVGVSGLELCRSDCTWIEHKELNLYPYDVGTDDGITYLSPDSATDPQEPIRRITSSFPNDSRSPFYDPLGSDMKPLAKLYLNRQRLYEKTCTVVPDEVADTGATTTPASSPNRKNKACKVTQWGPWNPCSVTCGRGVQLRQRHYRDEAAAMSNKCNVVLSDRATCYGKMRNCDKARRFSVSMLNSGLCALNNWSEWGSCSSTCGPSVRTRSRNFVDKKYRKQCRSAPDAPELQQTTECEDVPPCPDADGEEKCPEDRYTQWSLWSPCSSSCGPGVQLRSRLYNKNWSSTSYNDEDASLEECKLQQAACVANIRTCDFTKEEAAEICSEPMKRGDHCKGNILRAYFDKQAGRCRLFSYSGCDGNRNNFQTEQDCKNVCGDFQRELRTNSSTMVKNYKVSLSSVLSYHIPAQGQRSSKTKRAHQESLEFKGMQSESQVMEPPESVEDVDCQVSEWSQWTQCLGSRGYTFTTREITVPPQGNGKKCPKKLHRKKKCHKLPPCSLKGDGTGPCSGRNSVAVEDEISVDCKMTQWSPWSHCTATCGEASKYRIRTVKIKPVGPWGKLCPALAEYKQCPMVECP; via the exons TGACTGTGCAAGCGGAGAGTTCCGGATTAATCCCGAGGAAGTTCACCAGGTTTCTAATATCCAGTGAGCCCGAAGGCGACGATGATAGCGTGGATACCGGCGTCTTCGACATACAGGACGACTCACTGTCGAAGTATTTGGACGTTTGCCCGAACGCCGTGGTGGAAACGTCGAAGGTGCAGAGGGAGGAGATCTCTGTGGCCTGGACCAGCCCTTCCGAAGGTAGCGGTTGCATATTTATCAG GGCAACGATATTGGAAACGCCGGACACGTGGTATATGGATGATCCGAACTTAGTTCTGAAGATCTGTCAGGACATGAAAGCCGAAGCGGACGAGCAGGGCCCGGTGCTGCAGGAATGCTGCGCCTGCGAGGAGGCGAAGTACGAAGTTACTTTCGAGGGACTTTGGTCTAGGAATACCCACCCTAAG GACTTCCCCAGCAAAGGATGGCTCATTCGATTCTCAGATGTGATTGGAGCCTCGCATACGGTGGACTATAGATTTTGGAAATACAACGGCTTAGCTAGTGTCGGTTTACGACAAGTGGCTGAACTCGGGTCGACTCGGAAATTGGAATCGGAATTAAAAGAGCAA agCGAGCATATCAGAACGATAATCAAAGCCAGGGGAATAAGTTACCCCAACGTAACTGGCAAAACTTTCGCGGTCTTCCGCGTCGACCGGAAACACCATCTCATGTCCTTGGTCTCCATGCTCG acCCGTCGCCGGATTGGATAGTCGGGGTCTCGGGTCTAGAGCTGTGCCGCTCTGATTGCACGTGGATCGAGCACAAAGAACTAAATCTCTACCCTTACGATGTGGGTACTGATGATGGAATCACGTATTTA tcaCCAGATTCGGCAACTGATCCTCAGGAGCCCATTCGACGTATAACTTCGTCATTCCCAAACGATTCAAGGTCTCCATTTTACGATCCTTTGGGCTCGGACATGAAACCGCTTGCCAAACTTTACTTGAACCGGCAAAGGCTCTACGAGAAGACCTGCACCGTTGTCCCGGATGAAGTGGCCGACACAGGTGCTACTACTACCCCAGCGTCGTCCCCTAATCGCAAAAATA AAGCCTGCAAAGTGACACAATGGGGTCCTTGGAACCCCTGTTCGGTGACATGCGGTCGTGGCGTCCAACTTAGGCAAAGACACTACCGGGACGAAGCCGCTGCCATGTCGAACAAATGCAACGTCGTACTATCCGACAGAGCGACCTGTTATGGAAAGATGCGTAACTG CGACAAGGCGAGGCGATTCTCGGTGTCGATGTTGAACAGCGGTTTATGCGCCCTGAACAATTGGAGCGAGTGGGGTTCTTGCTCGAGCACTTGCGGCCCTAGTGTCAGGACGAGATCGAGAAATTTCGTGGACAAGAAGTATCGGAAACAGTGTAGATCTGCCCCAGATGCGCCGGAGCTGCAGCAAACGACTGAATGCGAGGACGTCCCGCCGTGTCCTGACGCGGACGGCGAAGAG AAATGTCCCGAGGATCGGTACACACAGTGGTCACTGTGGTCCCCCTGCAGTTCTAGTTGTGGGCCTGGTGTTCAGCTGCGATCCAgactttacaataaaaattggaGCAGCACAAGTTACAACGACGAAGACGCTAGTCTCGAGGAATGCAAATTGCAACAAGCTGCCTGTGTGGCGAACATCCGAACTTGTGACTTTACCAAGGAAGAAGCTGCAG AAATTTGCAGTGAACCAATGAAGAGAGGAGACCACTGCAAAGGCAACATTTTACGCGCGTATTTTGATAAACAAGCAGGTCGTTGTCGACTGTTCAGTTACTCTGGCTGCGACGGAAACCGAAATAATTTCCAGACCGAACAGGACTGCAAGAACGTCTGCGGCGATTTTCAGA GAGAGCTAAGAACGAACTCGTCGACAATGGTGAAAAACTATAAGGTGTCACTCAGCAGCGTTCTCAGCTATCACATACCTGCACAGGGGCAACGCAGCTCGAAGACGAAACGAGCTCACCAGG aGAGTTTAGAATTTAAGGGCATGCAGTCGGAGAGTCAAGTGATGGAACCACCAGAATCCGTCGAAGATGTTGACTGTCAAGTGTCCGAATGGAGTCAGTGGACACAGTGCTTAGGAAGTAGAGGATACACATTTACTACCAGAGAAATTACG GTACCACCTCAAGGTAATGGCAAAAAGTGTCCAAAGAAGCTTCACCGTAAGAAAAAATGCCACAAACTCCCACCATGCT CGTTAAAAGGCGATGGCACAGGACCATGTTCTGGGCGAAATTCAGTGGCAGTGGAAGATGAAA TTTCAGTTGATTGCAAAATGACACAATGGTCTCCTTGGTCACATTGCACAGCAACTTGTGGAGAAGCATCGAAATACAGGATAAGAACAGTTAAAATTAAACCTGTCGGTCCCTGGGGCAAATTATGTCCTGCTTTAGCAGAGTACAAACAATGCCCAATGGTGGAGTGTCCATAA
- the LOC116427633 gene encoding spondin-1 isoform X2 — MWLISSKGVHCFLLLLEVIRSTTASKCNRMIDGTTMPRSNAEGKYHLFITLFNRTEMVFSYMPNTRYSVTVQAESSGLIPRKFTRFLISSEPEGDDDSVDTGVFDIQDDSLSKYLDVCPNAVVETSKVQREEISVAWTSPSEGSGCIFIRATILETPDTWYMDDPNLVLKICQDMKAEADEQGPVLQECCACEEAKYEVTFEGLWSRNTHPKDFPSKGWLIRFSDVIGASHTVDYRFWKYNGLASVGLRQVAELGSTRKLESELKEQSEHIRTIIKARGISYPNVTGKTFAVFRVDRKHHLMSLVSMLDPSPDWIVGVSGLELCRSDCTWIEHKELNLYPYDVGTDDGITYLSPDSATDPQEPIRRITSSFPNDSRSPFYDPLGSDMKPLAKLYLNRQRLYEKTCTVVPDEVADTEACKVTQWGPWNPCSVTCGRGVQLRQRHYRDEAAAMSNKCNVVLSDRATCYGKMRNCDKARRFSVSMLNSGLCALNNWSEWGSCSSTCGPSVRTRSRNFVDKKYRKQCRSAPDAPELQQTTECEDVPPCPDADGEEVRETSTPKEDDDDDELDSGNDEQENDNDEQDNDDNVNNEQGDGGGEDYEREDAAVEVAEEWLQKCPEDRYTQWSLWSPCSSSCGPGVQLRSRLYNKNWSSTSYNDEDASLEECKLQQAACVANIRTCDFTKEEAAEICSEPMKRGDHCKGNILRAYFDKQAGRCRLFSYSGCDGNRNNFQTEQDCKNVCGDFQRELRTNSSTMVKNYKVSLSSVLSYHIPAQGQRSSKTKRAHQESLEFKGMQSESQVMEPPESVEDVDCQVSEWSQWTQCLGSRGYTFTTREITVPPQGNGKKCPKKLHRKKKCHKLPPCSLKGDGTGPCSGRNSVAVEDEISVDCKMTQWSPWSHCTATCGEASKYRIRTVKIKPVGPWGKLCPALAEYKQCPMVECP, encoded by the exons TGACTGTGCAAGCGGAGAGTTCCGGATTAATCCCGAGGAAGTTCACCAGGTTTCTAATATCCAGTGAGCCCGAAGGCGACGATGATAGCGTGGATACCGGCGTCTTCGACATACAGGACGACTCACTGTCGAAGTATTTGGACGTTTGCCCGAACGCCGTGGTGGAAACGTCGAAGGTGCAGAGGGAGGAGATCTCTGTGGCCTGGACCAGCCCTTCCGAAGGTAGCGGTTGCATATTTATCAG GGCAACGATATTGGAAACGCCGGACACGTGGTATATGGATGATCCGAACTTAGTTCTGAAGATCTGTCAGGACATGAAAGCCGAAGCGGACGAGCAGGGCCCGGTGCTGCAGGAATGCTGCGCCTGCGAGGAGGCGAAGTACGAAGTTACTTTCGAGGGACTTTGGTCTAGGAATACCCACCCTAAG GACTTCCCCAGCAAAGGATGGCTCATTCGATTCTCAGATGTGATTGGAGCCTCGCATACGGTGGACTATAGATTTTGGAAATACAACGGCTTAGCTAGTGTCGGTTTACGACAAGTGGCTGAACTCGGGTCGACTCGGAAATTGGAATCGGAATTAAAAGAGCAA agCGAGCATATCAGAACGATAATCAAAGCCAGGGGAATAAGTTACCCCAACGTAACTGGCAAAACTTTCGCGGTCTTCCGCGTCGACCGGAAACACCATCTCATGTCCTTGGTCTCCATGCTCG acCCGTCGCCGGATTGGATAGTCGGGGTCTCGGGTCTAGAGCTGTGCCGCTCTGATTGCACGTGGATCGAGCACAAAGAACTAAATCTCTACCCTTACGATGTGGGTACTGATGATGGAATCACGTATTTA tcaCCAGATTCGGCAACTGATCCTCAGGAGCCCATTCGACGTATAACTTCGTCATTCCCAAACGATTCAAGGTCTCCATTTTACGATCCTTTGGGCTCGGACATGAAACCGCTTGCCAAACTTTACTTGAACCGGCAAAGGCTCTACGAGAAGACCTGCACCGTTGTCCCGGATGAAGTGGCCGACACAG AAGCCTGCAAAGTGACACAATGGGGTCCTTGGAACCCCTGTTCGGTGACATGCGGTCGTGGCGTCCAACTTAGGCAAAGACACTACCGGGACGAAGCCGCTGCCATGTCGAACAAATGCAACGTCGTACTATCCGACAGAGCGACCTGTTATGGAAAGATGCGTAACTG CGACAAGGCGAGGCGATTCTCGGTGTCGATGTTGAACAGCGGTTTATGCGCCCTGAACAATTGGAGCGAGTGGGGTTCTTGCTCGAGCACTTGCGGCCCTAGTGTCAGGACGAGATCGAGAAATTTCGTGGACAAGAAGTATCGGAAACAGTGTAGATCTGCCCCAGATGCGCCGGAGCTGCAGCAAACGACTGAATGCGAGGACGTCCCGCCGTGTCCTGACGCGGACGGCGAAGAGGTAAGAGAAACGTCCACTCCGAAGGAggacgatgatgacgatgagTTGGACAGTGGTAACGATGAGCAGGAGAATGATAACGATGAGCAGGACAATGATGACAATGTTAACAATGAGCAAGGCGATGGTGGCGGAGAGGATTACGAGAGAGAGGACGCGGCGGTGGAGGTAGCCGAGGAATGGCTGCAG AAATGTCCCGAGGATCGGTACACACAGTGGTCACTGTGGTCCCCCTGCAGTTCTAGTTGTGGGCCTGGTGTTCAGCTGCGATCCAgactttacaataaaaattggaGCAGCACAAGTTACAACGACGAAGACGCTAGTCTCGAGGAATGCAAATTGCAACAAGCTGCCTGTGTGGCGAACATCCGAACTTGTGACTTTACCAAGGAAGAAGCTGCAG AAATTTGCAGTGAACCAATGAAGAGAGGAGACCACTGCAAAGGCAACATTTTACGCGCGTATTTTGATAAACAAGCAGGTCGTTGTCGACTGTTCAGTTACTCTGGCTGCGACGGAAACCGAAATAATTTCCAGACCGAACAGGACTGCAAGAACGTCTGCGGCGATTTTCAGA GAGAGCTAAGAACGAACTCGTCGACAATGGTGAAAAACTATAAGGTGTCACTCAGCAGCGTTCTCAGCTATCACATACCTGCACAGGGGCAACGCAGCTCGAAGACGAAACGAGCTCACCAGG aGAGTTTAGAATTTAAGGGCATGCAGTCGGAGAGTCAAGTGATGGAACCACCAGAATCCGTCGAAGATGTTGACTGTCAAGTGTCCGAATGGAGTCAGTGGACACAGTGCTTAGGAAGTAGAGGATACACATTTACTACCAGAGAAATTACG GTACCACCTCAAGGTAATGGCAAAAAGTGTCCAAAGAAGCTTCACCGTAAGAAAAAATGCCACAAACTCCCACCATGCT CGTTAAAAGGCGATGGCACAGGACCATGTTCTGGGCGAAATTCAGTGGCAGTGGAAGATGAAA TTTCAGTTGATTGCAAAATGACACAATGGTCTCCTTGGTCACATTGCACAGCAACTTGTGGAGAAGCATCGAAATACAGGATAAGAACAGTTAAAATTAAACCTGTCGGTCCCTGGGGCAAATTATGTCCTGCTTTAGCAGAGTACAAACAATGCCCAATGGTGGAGTGTCCATAA
- the LOC116427633 gene encoding spondin-1 isoform X1, with amino-acid sequence MWLISSKGVHCFLLLLEVIRSTTASKCNRMIDGTTMPRSNAEGKYHLFITLFNRTEMVFSYMPNTRYSVTVQAESSGLIPRKFTRFLISSEPEGDDDSVDTGVFDIQDDSLSKYLDVCPNAVVETSKVQREEISVAWTSPSEGSGCIFIRATILETPDTWYMDDPNLVLKICQDMKAEADEQGPVLQECCACEEAKYEVTFEGLWSRNTHPKDFPSKGWLIRFSDVIGASHTVDYRFWKYNGLASVGLRQVAELGSTRKLESELKEQSEHIRTIIKARGISYPNVTGKTFAVFRVDRKHHLMSLVSMLDPSPDWIVGVSGLELCRSDCTWIEHKELNLYPYDVGTDDGITYLSPDSATDPQEPIRRITSSFPNDSRSPFYDPLGSDMKPLAKLYLNRQRLYEKTCTVVPDEVADTGATTTPASSPNRKNKACKVTQWGPWNPCSVTCGRGVQLRQRHYRDEAAAMSNKCNVVLSDRATCYGKMRNCDKARRFSVSMLNSGLCALNNWSEWGSCSSTCGPSVRTRSRNFVDKKYRKQCRSAPDAPELQQTTECEDVPPCPDADGEEVRETSTPKEDDDDDELDSGNDEQENDNDEQDNDDNVNNEQGDGGGEDYEREDAAVEVAEEWLQKCPEDRYTQWSLWSPCSSSCGPGVQLRSRLYNKNWSSTSYNDEDASLEECKLQQAACVANIRTCDFTKEEAAEICSEPMKRGDHCKGNILRAYFDKQAGRCRLFSYSGCDGNRNNFQTEQDCKNVCGDFQRELRTNSSTMVKNYKVSLSSVLSYHIPAQGQRSSKTKRAHQESLEFKGMQSESQVMEPPESVEDVDCQVSEWSQWTQCLGSRGYTFTTREITVPPQGNGKKCPKKLHRKKKCHKLPPCSLKGDGTGPCSGRNSVAVEDEISVDCKMTQWSPWSHCTATCGEASKYRIRTVKIKPVGPWGKLCPALAEYKQCPMVECP; translated from the exons TGACTGTGCAAGCGGAGAGTTCCGGATTAATCCCGAGGAAGTTCACCAGGTTTCTAATATCCAGTGAGCCCGAAGGCGACGATGATAGCGTGGATACCGGCGTCTTCGACATACAGGACGACTCACTGTCGAAGTATTTGGACGTTTGCCCGAACGCCGTGGTGGAAACGTCGAAGGTGCAGAGGGAGGAGATCTCTGTGGCCTGGACCAGCCCTTCCGAAGGTAGCGGTTGCATATTTATCAG GGCAACGATATTGGAAACGCCGGACACGTGGTATATGGATGATCCGAACTTAGTTCTGAAGATCTGTCAGGACATGAAAGCCGAAGCGGACGAGCAGGGCCCGGTGCTGCAGGAATGCTGCGCCTGCGAGGAGGCGAAGTACGAAGTTACTTTCGAGGGACTTTGGTCTAGGAATACCCACCCTAAG GACTTCCCCAGCAAAGGATGGCTCATTCGATTCTCAGATGTGATTGGAGCCTCGCATACGGTGGACTATAGATTTTGGAAATACAACGGCTTAGCTAGTGTCGGTTTACGACAAGTGGCTGAACTCGGGTCGACTCGGAAATTGGAATCGGAATTAAAAGAGCAA agCGAGCATATCAGAACGATAATCAAAGCCAGGGGAATAAGTTACCCCAACGTAACTGGCAAAACTTTCGCGGTCTTCCGCGTCGACCGGAAACACCATCTCATGTCCTTGGTCTCCATGCTCG acCCGTCGCCGGATTGGATAGTCGGGGTCTCGGGTCTAGAGCTGTGCCGCTCTGATTGCACGTGGATCGAGCACAAAGAACTAAATCTCTACCCTTACGATGTGGGTACTGATGATGGAATCACGTATTTA tcaCCAGATTCGGCAACTGATCCTCAGGAGCCCATTCGACGTATAACTTCGTCATTCCCAAACGATTCAAGGTCTCCATTTTACGATCCTTTGGGCTCGGACATGAAACCGCTTGCCAAACTTTACTTGAACCGGCAAAGGCTCTACGAGAAGACCTGCACCGTTGTCCCGGATGAAGTGGCCGACACAGGTGCTACTACTACCCCAGCGTCGTCCCCTAATCGCAAAAATA AAGCCTGCAAAGTGACACAATGGGGTCCTTGGAACCCCTGTTCGGTGACATGCGGTCGTGGCGTCCAACTTAGGCAAAGACACTACCGGGACGAAGCCGCTGCCATGTCGAACAAATGCAACGTCGTACTATCCGACAGAGCGACCTGTTATGGAAAGATGCGTAACTG CGACAAGGCGAGGCGATTCTCGGTGTCGATGTTGAACAGCGGTTTATGCGCCCTGAACAATTGGAGCGAGTGGGGTTCTTGCTCGAGCACTTGCGGCCCTAGTGTCAGGACGAGATCGAGAAATTTCGTGGACAAGAAGTATCGGAAACAGTGTAGATCTGCCCCAGATGCGCCGGAGCTGCAGCAAACGACTGAATGCGAGGACGTCCCGCCGTGTCCTGACGCGGACGGCGAAGAGGTAAGAGAAACGTCCACTCCGAAGGAggacgatgatgacgatgagTTGGACAGTGGTAACGATGAGCAGGAGAATGATAACGATGAGCAGGACAATGATGACAATGTTAACAATGAGCAAGGCGATGGTGGCGGAGAGGATTACGAGAGAGAGGACGCGGCGGTGGAGGTAGCCGAGGAATGGCTGCAG AAATGTCCCGAGGATCGGTACACACAGTGGTCACTGTGGTCCCCCTGCAGTTCTAGTTGTGGGCCTGGTGTTCAGCTGCGATCCAgactttacaataaaaattggaGCAGCACAAGTTACAACGACGAAGACGCTAGTCTCGAGGAATGCAAATTGCAACAAGCTGCCTGTGTGGCGAACATCCGAACTTGTGACTTTACCAAGGAAGAAGCTGCAG AAATTTGCAGTGAACCAATGAAGAGAGGAGACCACTGCAAAGGCAACATTTTACGCGCGTATTTTGATAAACAAGCAGGTCGTTGTCGACTGTTCAGTTACTCTGGCTGCGACGGAAACCGAAATAATTTCCAGACCGAACAGGACTGCAAGAACGTCTGCGGCGATTTTCAGA GAGAGCTAAGAACGAACTCGTCGACAATGGTGAAAAACTATAAGGTGTCACTCAGCAGCGTTCTCAGCTATCACATACCTGCACAGGGGCAACGCAGCTCGAAGACGAAACGAGCTCACCAGG aGAGTTTAGAATTTAAGGGCATGCAGTCGGAGAGTCAAGTGATGGAACCACCAGAATCCGTCGAAGATGTTGACTGTCAAGTGTCCGAATGGAGTCAGTGGACACAGTGCTTAGGAAGTAGAGGATACACATTTACTACCAGAGAAATTACG GTACCACCTCAAGGTAATGGCAAAAAGTGTCCAAAGAAGCTTCACCGTAAGAAAAAATGCCACAAACTCCCACCATGCT CGTTAAAAGGCGATGGCACAGGACCATGTTCTGGGCGAAATTCAGTGGCAGTGGAAGATGAAA TTTCAGTTGATTGCAAAATGACACAATGGTCTCCTTGGTCACATTGCACAGCAACTTGTGGAGAAGCATCGAAATACAGGATAAGAACAGTTAAAATTAAACCTGTCGGTCCCTGGGGCAAATTATGTCCTGCTTTAGCAGAGTACAAACAATGCCCAATGGTGGAGTGTCCATAA